One window of the Vigna radiata var. radiata cultivar VC1973A chromosome 1, Vradiata_ver6, whole genome shotgun sequence genome contains the following:
- the LOC106762566 gene encoding protein YLS3 → MIMVLVMNAMGDSAQEIQKCIETLSGVATCLPYLGGEAKAPTADCCSGIRQAMKSNKKCICVILKDRDDPDLGFKINITIAVGLFSLCKAPDNLSQCPALLHLDPNSPEAQAFNEKGVNAIGDTDNPSPSPSENGRNQETDETVTAKNGASYEGRRLLEIFVATAVAGLVILIF, encoded by the exons ATGATAATGGTGTTGGTTATGAATGCAATGGGGGACTCAGCTCAAGAGATACAGAAATGTATAGAAACACTGTCAGGGGTTGCAACGTGTTTGCCATATTTGGGTGGTGAGGCGAAAGCACCAACAGCAGATTGTTGTAGTGGTATCAGGCAAGCCATGAAGAGCAACAAGAAATGCATCTGCGTTATTCTTAAAGACAGGGATGATCCTGACCTTGGCTTCAAGATTAACATTACCATTGCTGTTGGTCTCTTTTCTCTTTGCAAAGCACCTGATAATCTCTCTCAGTGTCCTG CACTTCTGCACTTGGATCCTAATTCACCCGAAGCTCAAGCTTTTAATGAAAAGGGTGTGAACGCCATTGGTGATACTGATAATCCTTCTCCCAGTCCTTCTGAGAATGGTAGAAACCAGGAAACAGATGAAACGGTCACAGCAAAGAATGGTGCATCTTATGAGGGAAGGAGATTGTTAGAAATATTTGTTGCAACTGCGGTTGCAGGGcttgtaattttgattttttga
- the LOC106762560 gene encoding uncharacterized protein LOC106762560, with the protein MATRPPPPPPQPDQSEMMRMMEALMNSMQQQNAALHHPAKFNGKCTLDEADQWFRDMERIYNTKRCPEDNRLAFTEYLLIGEAKHWWSSVRMILEGSRTPITWDLFKRKFYREYFPDSVHFAKEVEFLELVQGNMFISEYCHKFENGLRGDIKLLVKGLRLRESPALVEMVQEMEKTKREAEGYPSHQSQPLRVGGPVLSRERKRNIVEDNRECSINAEKEKEKDY; encoded by the exons ATGGCGACTAGacctcctcctccacctccacaACCCGATCAATCCGAGATGATGCGAATGATGGAAGCATTGATGAACTCAATGCAACAGCAGAATGCTGCCTTA CATCATCCCGCCAAGTTTAATGGAAAATGTACTCTGGATGAGGCAGATCAGTGGTTTAGAGATATGGAACGGATCTACAACACCAAAAGATGCCCAGAAGACAACAGATTGGCCTTCACAGAGTACTTGTTGATTGGAGAGGCCAAGCACTGGTGGAGTAGTGTGAGAATGATCTTGGAGGGGAGCAGAACCCCTATCACTTGGGATCTGTTTAAGAGAAAGTTCTACAGGGAATACTTTCCTGATAGCGTGCATTTTGCAAAGGAAGTAGAGTTTTTGGAACTTGTTCAGGgtaacatgtttatatctgaATAT TGCCacaagtttgaaaatggactgaGGGGAGATATTAAACTACTGGTGAAGGGGCTTCGCTTGAGAGAATCCCCTGCCTTAGTGGAGATGGTGCAAGAGATGGAGAAGACTAAGAGGGAGGCAGAGGGATACCCTAGTCATCAAAGCCAACCACTGAGGGTTGGAGGGCCAGTACTTtccagagagagaaagagaaatattgttGAGGATAACAgggaatgctccattaatgcagagaaagagaaagaaaaagattattgA